In a genomic window of Bacteroidota bacterium:
- a CDS encoding LTA synthase family protein, translated as MKNNPTIDSLKKTAKSLLLLLALYCLCRLLFLLFNFSYFADLKITELLLIFSAGLRFDISAILICNLPFILFSVFPLLNKANGLFQKLLKTWFISSNAVCLLLNCIDFAYFKFTLKRATAELFFMHDDVGNLLAQYLVDYWYIGLIWIALVYLLIRFYPKSLESYAFKLSFPLFLMEVLILLLTAASCLLGIRGGFQLKPLRIITAAEYTEVKNIPLVINTPFSLIKTIESESLVKYQFYTDKEIEQEISFIHPADSANFTNQNVVVIILESFSKEYIGNFNQGKGYTPFLDSLLKKGTTFRYSFSNAKKSIEGIPAIVSGIPSLMENPYITSMYGSNQLQSLPSLLKQKGYTTSFYHGGNNGTMGFDAFTKIAGFDNYFGRNEYANEADFDGNWGIYDEPFLHYFEKQMQSQKQPFCNVLFTLSSHHPYSIPVKYKNRFPKGTLEIHESIGYTDYALQQFFKKASQSSWYANTLFVITADHTSIAESPYYKAKIGSYAIPILLFHPTANLPQLPTNKVVQQIDIMPTILDLLNFDKPYFAYGKSVYDTTTNHYVINYFNGVYQSSSSTTCLFFDGEKTRSFYDLTQDSILSKNILDSAKAEQKKQEVHLKKFVQQFNKTLLQNKMTAK; from the coding sequence TTGAAAAATAATCCAACCATTGATTCCTTAAAAAAAACAGCGAAAAGCTTATTGCTATTGCTCGCACTTTATTGCTTATGCAGGCTATTGTTTCTCCTGTTTAATTTTTCCTATTTCGCCGATTTAAAAATTACCGAACTACTACTAATCTTTAGTGCAGGTTTGCGTTTTGATATTTCAGCCATATTAATTTGCAATCTGCCATTTATTTTATTTTCAGTTTTTCCTTTACTAAACAAAGCAAATGGACTTTTTCAGAAGCTTCTAAAAACATGGTTTATTAGTAGCAATGCAGTTTGTTTATTGCTCAACTGCATTGATTTTGCCTATTTTAAATTTACTCTAAAACGAGCAACTGCCGAACTTTTTTTTATGCACGACGATGTAGGCAATTTGCTTGCACAATACTTAGTCGATTATTGGTACATTGGTTTAATTTGGATTGCATTAGTTTACTTGCTAATTCGTTTTTATCCTAAATCTCTTGAATCCTACGCATTTAAATTAAGCTTTCCACTTTTTTTAATGGAAGTATTGATTTTACTTTTAACAGCAGCAAGTTGCTTGTTAGGAATACGCGGTGGCTTTCAACTTAAACCGCTTCGAATTATTACAGCGGCCGAATACACTGAGGTAAAAAATATACCCTTGGTTATTAATACACCTTTCTCATTAATTAAAACAATTGAATCTGAGTCATTAGTAAAGTATCAATTTTATACTGATAAGGAGATTGAACAAGAAATTTCCTTTATACATCCTGCTGATAGCGCCAACTTTACCAACCAAAATGTGGTTGTAATAATACTCGAAAGTTTCTCAAAAGAGTACATTGGTAATTTTAATCAAGGCAAAGGTTATACTCCATTTTTAGACTCTCTACTCAAAAAAGGAACTACATTTAGATACAGTTTTTCGAATGCAAAAAAATCAATTGAAGGTATTCCAGCTATTGTTTCCGGAATCCCTTCCTTGATGGAAAATCCTTACATCACTAGCATGTATGGTTCAAACCAACTCCAAAGTCTTCCTTCTTTGTTAAAACAAAAAGGATATACTACTTCCTTTTATCATGGCGGAAATAATGGCACCATGGGCTTTGATGCTTTTACCAAAATTGCTGGTTTCGACAATTACTTTGGGAGAAACGAATATGCCAACGAGGCCGACTTTGATGGAAATTGGGGCATTTACGATGAGCCTTTTTTACACTATTTCGAAAAGCAAATGCAATCACAGAAGCAACCTTTTTGTAATGTACTTTTTACATTATCATCGCATCATCCTTATTCTATTCCGGTAAAATATAAAAATCGTTTTCCTAAAGGAACGCTCGAAATTCATGAAAGCATAGGTTATACGGATTATGCCCTCCAACAATTTTTTAAAAAAGCTTCTCAATCATCCTGGTATGCGAATACACTTTTTGTTATAACAGCCGACCATACTTCAATTGCTGAATCACCCTATTATAAAGCTAAAATCGGAAGTTATGCAATTCCTATTTTACTGTTTCATCCCACAGCTAACTTACCGCAGTTACCAACAAATAAAGTGGTTCAACAAATTGATATAATGCCAACTATCTTGGATTTACTAAATTTTGACAAGCCCTATTTTGCTTATGGAAAAAGTGTTTATGATACAACTACAAATCATTATGTAATAAATTATTTCAATGGAGTATATCAAAGTAGCTCTTCAACCACTTGTTTATTTTTTGATGGTGAAAAAACTCGCTCCTTTTATGATCTAACACAAGATAGTATACTTTCAAAAAATATACTGGATTCAGCTAAAGCAGAGCAGAAAAAACAAGAAGTACATTTAAAAAAATTCGTACAACAGTTTAATAAAACATTGCTACAAAATAAAATGACGGCTAAGTAA
- a CDS encoding DinB family protein produces MKIPAIVKQYDFNLAYAKALVHDVPELLMTHTPATGLENHPAFTLGHLLSGSALLAEDLGLEMNLPQAWVSLFVRNGPGDPRIPELDVELYPTKLELLTALESQHNRVKQKLSELNEEQLQAPFKWRFSNYFPSVYDLIVFMCINHESMHLGQLAAWRRAMKLPSALALL; encoded by the coding sequence ATGAAAATACCGGCAATTGTAAAACAGTATGACTTTAATTTAGCATACGCGAAAGCATTGGTGCATGACGTTCCCGAATTGCTAATGACTCATACACCGGCAACAGGATTAGAAAATCATCCAGCCTTTACACTTGGACATTTATTGAGTGGAAGTGCACTGTTGGCAGAAGATTTAGGATTAGAAATGAACTTGCCCCAAGCCTGGGTTTCACTTTTTGTACGCAATGGTCCCGGCGATCCACGTATACCTGAGTTAGATGTGGAATTATACCCTACTAAACTCGAGTTGCTAACTGCTTTGGAAAGTCAGCACAATAGAGTAAAGCAAAAACTAAGTGAACTTAATGAGGAACAACTACAAGCACCGTTTAAATGGCGTTTTTCAAATTATTTCCCAAGTGTATATGATTTGATAGTATTTATGTGTATTAATCACGAATCTATGCATTTGGGACAATTGGCAGCATGGAGGCGTGCTATGAAACTACCTTCGGCCTTAGCATTGTTGTAA
- a CDS encoding T9SS type A sorting domain-containing protein — protein sequence MKTKTKTSQLSIIKTISVLVILCAFHFSGLAQYSIVVNGPSDICGGNNTSLSISPAPIGLTVNWYKNNFLPPSQPFFTGSVLQSPETGIWTAEIITSTSPILQTVITQSVTIRTNLIYIESQFGTGSCTSLTLDENASNLVQMNLYDFYQWKKNGVSIPGANSYTYSASTTGVYTCVASLGCGTGTSNPLSITIENPPAQKTITASGALTFCQGGSVTFTIPATAGLTYQWQKNSVDIPGATSTSYVATQSGTYRCKEISVYCGFIHSTTKTVTVNQLPTPAFISASGPTTFCQGGSVVLSGNTAGGAWNTGGTASTKTITSSGDYYVTTSNSCGSVTSNHIIVTVNPLPNPAIISALGPTTICSGSSVVLAGNTFGGVWSVGGSTAQNLTTTTSGDYYVTTTNTCGNVNSNHIIVTVNPTPVPAVISASGPTNFCIGGSVTLSGNTTGGTWALNGTTNSSIVVYLTGDYYVTNTSLCGIVTSNHIQVTVNPQPVVSILGLPSNNTFNCMDAPVNLTGVPAGGTFSGLGMTGNTFNPNVVGTNGGSLITYSYSSAPNCAGQEMLPIIVNTTDNCAIPQNVTVSQIAKKTAVISWNSSAAPSFKVRYRKTGTTSYLYKNINWTPCTPTTVQLTGLISNTNYTVDVKSVCASGTNTYSSPVTFKTLITNPVIPTTESRTIEDESFEELEESSTTIFPNPFENSLEIISNELEANATVSIRDYSGRVVYATTLHESMEALKINSADWKQGIYFLQLNTRFFKLIKQ from the coding sequence ATGAAAACAAAAACAAAAACTAGTCAATTAAGTATTATCAAAACCATAAGTGTTTTAGTTATACTTTGTGCATTTCATTTTAGTGGATTAGCACAGTATTCAATTGTTGTTAACGGCCCTTCGGATATTTGTGGAGGCAATAATACCAGTTTATCCATTAGTCCGGCTCCAATTGGACTTACAGTGAACTGGTATAAAAACAACTTCTTACCTCCAAGTCAACCTTTCTTTACGGGTTCGGTTTTACAAAGTCCGGAAACCGGAATTTGGACCGCTGAAATTATCACTAGTACTTCGCCAATTCTACAAACTGTAATAACACAGAGTGTAACTATTCGAACTAATTTAATTTATATCGAATCTCAGTTTGGCACAGGTTCCTGCACTTCATTAACATTAGATGAAAACGCTTCGAATTTGGTTCAAATGAATTTGTATGATTTTTATCAATGGAAAAAAAATGGAGTAAGTATTCCTGGCGCTAATTCCTATACATATAGTGCAAGTACAACCGGGGTTTATACATGTGTTGCTTCGTTGGGTTGTGGAACAGGAACTTCTAATCCATTGTCAATAACCATTGAAAATCCTCCAGCACAAAAAACTATAACAGCTAGTGGTGCCTTAACATTTTGTCAAGGCGGAAGTGTAACATTTACAATTCCTGCAACAGCTGGCTTAACATATCAATGGCAAAAAAACAGTGTCGATATTCCCGGAGCTACTTCAACGAGTTATGTGGCCACTCAATCTGGAACCTATAGATGTAAAGAAATTTCGGTTTACTGTGGTTTTATTCATTCCACCACAAAAACTGTTACTGTAAATCAATTACCAACACCTGCCTTTATTTCTGCGTCCGGACCCACTACATTTTGTCAAGGAGGTTCAGTTGTATTGTCCGGAAATACTGCAGGAGGCGCCTGGAATACCGGAGGTACGGCTTCAACGAAAACCATAACAAGCAGCGGTGATTATTATGTAACCACTAGCAATTCATGCGGTAGTGTAACATCTAATCATATAATCGTAACAGTGAATCCTTTACCAAATCCTGCCATAATTTCGGCACTTGGCCCAACTACTATTTGTTCGGGTTCAAGCGTTGTACTAGCAGGTAATACCTTTGGTGGTGTATGGAGTGTTGGTGGAAGTACAGCACAAAATTTAACAACTACAACTAGTGGGGACTATTATGTAACCACAACAAATACTTGTGGAAATGTGAATTCCAATCATATTATCGTTACTGTTAACCCAACACCGGTGCCAGCTGTTATTTCGGCAAGCGGACCAACCAACTTTTGTATAGGAGGTAGTGTTACTTTGAGTGGAAATACAACTGGAGGAACTTGGGCCTTGAATGGTACTACCAATTCTTCTATAGTGGTATATTTAACAGGCGACTATTATGTTACAAATACCTCTTTGTGTGGGATAGTAACTTCCAATCACATTCAAGTTACTGTAAATCCGCAGCCGGTCGTTTCCATTTTAGGGCTACCATCAAACAATACATTTAATTGTATGGATGCTCCTGTAAATTTAACCGGTGTTCCTGCGGGAGGTACATTTAGCGGACTAGGAATGACGGGAAACACATTTAATCCAAATGTGGTAGGAACTAACGGAGGAAGTTTAATAACCTATTCGTATAGTTCGGCTCCCAATTGTGCCGGTCAAGAGATGTTGCCGATTATTGTCAATACAACTGATAATTGTGCAATACCTCAAAATGTAACGGTTTCACAAATAGCTAAAAAAACAGCGGTAATTTCATGGAACTCATCTGCTGCACCTTCTTTTAAAGTTCGTTATCGTAAAACCGGCACTACCAGCTATTTGTATAAAAATATTAACTGGACTCCCTGCACCCCAACCACCGTTCAACTCACCGGATTAATTAGCAATACTAATTATACGGTTGATGTTAAATCAGTTTGCGCTTCTGGCACAAATACGTATAGTAGTCCGGTTACATTTAAAACCTTAATCACTAATCCTGTGATTCCTACTACTGAATCAAGAACTATTGAAGATGAAAGTTTTGAAGAATTGGAAGAGAGTTCAACCACCATTTTTCCCAATCCTTTTGAAAATAGTTTAGAAATTATTTCGAACGAATTAGAAGCAAATGCTACAGTTTCAATTAGAGATTATTCTGGTAGAGTAGTTTATGCAACAACACTACATGAAAGCATGGAAGCACTAAAAATAAACAGCGCAGATTGGAAGCAAGGAATATATTTTTTACAACTAAATACACGATTCTTTAAACTTATAAAACAATAA
- a CDS encoding T9SS type A sorting domain-containing protein yields MGEVEINDAKSFMKINQNPFQNKLVIEFNQIEQNAAIQICDYLGRIVYQSKISNKLVELNTSEWLNGIYFIELISDADRKYFKLIKN; encoded by the coding sequence GTGGGTGAAGTAGAAATAAATGATGCGAAGAGTTTTATGAAAATCAATCAAAATCCATTTCAAAATAAATTGGTAATTGAGTTTAACCAAATTGAACAAAATGCTGCAATTCAAATTTGTGACTATTTAGGAAGAATAGTTTATCAAAGTAAAATTTCAAATAAATTAGTTGAACTAAATACAAGTGAGTGGTTAAACGGAATTTATTTTATTGAATTAATAAGCGACGCGGACCGCAAATATTTCAAATTAATTAAAAACTAA
- a CDS encoding nuclear transport factor 2 family protein: MSTAINLQIANRWMLAFNEHNLEMLLSLYHNEAIHFSPKLLIRLPETKGLIKGKVAMHSWWKDAFERLPTLTYLPTNFIANDSMVFMEYLRKVKGEDDLKVGEVLEIKDGLIVASRVYHG, encoded by the coding sequence ATGTCAACTGCTATTAATTTACAAATCGCCAATCGTTGGATGCTAGCATTTAATGAGCATAATCTTGAGATGCTTTTAAGCTTGTACCACAATGAAGCTATTCACTTTAGTCCTAAATTATTAATTCGATTGCCCGAAACCAAAGGATTGATTAAAGGAAAAGTTGCCATGCACAGTTGGTGGAAAGATGCCTTTGAAAGATTACCTACCTTAACCTATTTACCAACCAATTTTATTGCAAACGATTCTATGGTTTTTATGGAATACCTGCGAAAAGTAAAAGGAGAAGACGACCTTAAAGTTGGAGAGGTGCTTGAAATTAAGGATGGACTTATTGTGGCCTCCAGAGTATATCATGGTTAA
- the pfkA gene encoding 6-phosphofructokinase — MKKIAIFTSGGDSPGMNACIRAVVRTGIYHKCNVMGIMHGYEGMIDGEFIELETKSVANIIQRGGTILKTARSKRFMTQEGMKQAYENLVKFGIEGVIAIGGNGTFTGAKEFNSLYKIPFIGIPGTIDNDLAGTDYTIGFDSAINTVINAVDKIRDTAESHDRLFFVEVMGRDAGLIALKSGIGVGAESILIPETKTDLNRLFERLERGRKSKSSKIIIVAEGDEEGGAFEIARKVKEKFTQYDTRVSILGHMQRGGSPTCNDRVLASRLGFNAVEALLKGKNGVMVGVINNEIVFTDFGKAIKHIDEIDSEVIRMLEILSL, encoded by the coding sequence ATGAAAAAAATTGCAATTTTTACTTCCGGTGGCGATTCTCCCGGAATGAATGCGTGTATTAGAGCTGTGGTGCGAACAGGTATTTATCACAAGTGTAATGTGATGGGTATCATGCACGGATATGAAGGAATGATTGATGGGGAATTTATTGAACTCGAAACCAAAAGCGTTGCCAACATAATTCAACGTGGTGGTACTATACTAAAAACGGCACGGAGTAAACGATTTATGACACAAGAAGGTATGAAGCAGGCCTACGAAAATCTTGTGAAATTTGGGATTGAAGGGGTTATTGCCATTGGTGGAAATGGAACCTTTACAGGAGCAAAGGAATTCAATTCACTGTATAAAATTCCTTTTATTGGAATTCCGGGAACCATCGATAACGATCTAGCAGGAACCGATTATACCATTGGTTTTGACTCTGCTATTAATACTGTTATTAATGCAGTTGATAAAATCAGAGACACCGCCGAAAGCCATGATCGTTTGTTTTTTGTAGAAGTGATGGGTCGTGATGCAGGTTTAATTGCATTGAAAAGTGGAATAGGAGTGGGGGCCGAAAGTATTTTAATTCCAGAAACAAAAACCGATTTAAATCGTCTTTTTGAACGCTTGGAACGAGGCAGAAAAAGCAAGTCTTCAAAAATTATTATCGTTGCTGAAGGCGATGAAGAGGGCGGAGCTTTTGAAATAGCGCGAAAAGTGAAAGAAAAATTTACCCAATACGACACCCGTGTTTCCATTTTAGGTCACATGCAACGCGGTGGTAGCCCAACTTGCAACGATCGTGTATTAGCTAGTCGACTTGGATTTAATGCTGTGGAAGCTTTACTCAAAGGTAAAAATGGAGTAATGGTGGGTGTAATTAATAATGAAATTGTGTTTACCGATTTTGGAAAAGCAATAAAACATATTGATGAAATTGACTCAGAAGTAATTCGCATGCTTGAAATTTTATCGCTTTAA
- a CDS encoding PKD domain-containing protein: MKKKLLVVALALLSLKNYAQNYCTPNYAIGTVNGDFISGISVGSIHNLALNNSGSSSYIDTSSNLSTNLVAGAHYTLQLWSGARTTHNTFAVFIDFNGDGDFYDADESVIQFPEVNYAFYPMNYTFQVPATVGNLVSRMRVVEVYDTTAQLILQPCGNYQYGQTQDFKIVISTTPTYTICSTDTVSNCNGTITDGSGPSANYSTNQYCTWLIKAPAGNKISILVNQISLESTVDNLYVYDGVNNGTPLLATFTGTTGGLVTSTGNVLFVVFYSNASITDAGFSFNYSCVKPDYCNVLTNGCQTNYISNTTISGTALNYSSSCDTANSAYSNYPNFAILEKGRTYSLSVTETIGSPGGAASAWIDYNMNHTFEPNEWITGATFTVPAWAFSGATKLRVRAGDDLSANPANSTPCYVYYNGETEDYGILIKQAASLAPVADFSAAFITLTVGSGNNFTDLSTNSPSSWKWLFPGASTPNSSSPNPSNIVYDTVGCYPVTLIATNGIGGDTITKTCYINVVPAGSNYCSPAPTLGVGNSFINGVHLNTLNNLNTGNNNGSVYTSYPSPITDVALTINSVLTIYSGLDNSDYYAAWIDYNNDYDFDDANEKLGQLTNVPANSSATITFAVPAGTTLGTKRMRIRVAHTSNSGSIIDACTPYFFGETEDYTINIISSFPPPVAAFTANTTSILANSTVNFTDQTTNAPTSWNWTFTGGTPSTSTAQNPSNILYTSAGCYAVQLIAISANGQDTSTQTCYITVAAIPPVADFDANVTTIQLNGSVNFNDLSLNDPTSWEWTFVGAAPSSSTNQNPTNITYNTVNCYDVKLKVSNSAGSDSITKSCYINVVTTPTPCSELFFSEYLEGASNDKALEIYNPTGATVNLSAYSVEMYANGSNTPTSTYNMTGTLAAHSVFVLANSTANSSILSLSDATSSVSNFNGNDALVLKRNGIILDIIGVVGVNPGLSWVVGSGTTQDHTLRRKINVSVPSEDWTTGQNEWDNFPIGTFSNLGSYTNNCASSGQAAVASFSFAGQPTCESLGVIFSNNSSNATTYNWTFTGATPATSTLAAPSATWTVPGVYQITLVASNSIYTDTLIQQITINSNPPLPIITQNGNTLESTPGNSYEWYLANNLILGATAQQYTPTQNGQYRVKVTNANGCWTTSLNFNFIMNGVSDITTNQFQIKLIPNPFYDNFSITIPESIIGSNYTVLDNLGRSITSGKLETKQTALDVSALNSGFYILIINTAQKEVKFKLLKK; encoded by the coding sequence ATGAAAAAAAAATTACTTGTTGTAGCATTGGCGCTACTATCGTTAAAAAATTATGCTCAAAATTATTGCACTCCTAATTATGCCATTGGAACCGTTAATGGCGATTTCATTAGTGGAATAAGTGTTGGTAGTATTCATAATTTAGCTTTAAATAATTCAGGATCTTCTTCCTATATTGATACGAGCAGCAATTTATCTACAAACCTTGTGGCAGGAGCTCATTATACACTACAACTTTGGTCTGGAGCTAGAACTACCCACAATACTTTTGCTGTGTTTATCGATTTTAATGGTGATGGAGATTTTTACGATGCTGATGAGTCAGTGATACAGTTTCCGGAAGTAAATTATGCTTTTTATCCGATGAACTATACCTTTCAAGTTCCTGCTACAGTTGGAAACTTAGTTTCACGTATGCGGGTTGTAGAAGTATACGACACAACTGCACAACTGATTTTACAACCCTGTGGGAATTATCAATATGGTCAAACCCAGGATTTTAAAATTGTTATTTCTACAACACCAACTTATACTATATGTAGCACCGATACAGTTAGCAATTGCAATGGAACCATTACCGATGGAAGCGGACCAAGTGCAAATTATTCGACCAATCAATATTGTACCTGGCTTATTAAAGCTCCTGCAGGAAACAAAATAAGCATACTCGTTAACCAAATTAGTTTGGAATCAACTGTCGATAATTTATATGTATACGATGGTGTAAATAATGGAACTCCTTTGCTGGCAACTTTCACAGGAACTACAGGTGGATTAGTAACGTCAACAGGAAATGTTTTATTTGTTGTTTTCTATTCAAATGCTAGCATTACCGATGCGGGCTTTAGCTTTAATTATAGTTGTGTAAAACCTGATTATTGCAATGTGCTCACAAATGGCTGTCAAACAAATTATATATCCAACACCACTATTTCAGGAACAGCTTTAAACTATTCGAGTAGCTGCGATACTGCAAACTCAGCCTATAGCAATTATCCGAATTTTGCAATCTTAGAAAAAGGGAGAACCTATTCATTAAGTGTAACCGAAACAATTGGTAGCCCGGGTGGTGCAGCCAGCGCATGGATTGATTACAACATGAATCATACGTTTGAACCTAACGAATGGATTACAGGAGCAACATTTACTGTTCCTGCTTGGGCATTTTCGGGTGCAACAAAATTACGTGTTAGAGCCGGTGATGATTTAAGCGCGAATCCTGCAAACTCAACTCCTTGTTATGTTTATTATAATGGCGAAACCGAAGATTATGGTATACTTATAAAACAAGCAGCTTCATTAGCTCCTGTGGCCGATTTTAGTGCAGCTTTTATAACTCTAACAGTTGGAAGTGGCAACAATTTTACCGATTTAAGTACCAATAGTCCAAGCTCATGGAAATGGCTATTTCCGGGAGCTTCAACACCAAATTCATCAAGCCCTAATCCCAGCAATATTGTTTACGATACCGTAGGGTGTTATCCTGTAACCCTTATTGCAACTAATGGAATAGGCGGAGATACAATTACCAAAACATGCTATATCAATGTTGTTCCTGCTGGATCGAATTATTGCAGTCCGGCACCTACACTGGGTGTTGGGAATTCCTTTATTAATGGTGTGCATTTAAATACTTTAAATAACTTAAACACCGGAAACAACAATGGTTCAGTATATACATCTTACCCAAGTCCGATAACCGACGTTGCGCTCACTATTAATTCTGTACTCACAATTTATTCAGGCCTCGATAATTCCGATTACTATGCTGCTTGGATTGATTACAATAACGACTACGACTTTGACGATGCAAACGAAAAACTAGGTCAACTAACTAATGTGCCTGCTAATTCAAGCGCTACCATTACTTTTGCTGTTCCGGCAGGTACTACACTTGGTACTAAACGTATGAGAATTAGGGTTGCGCATACTTCCAACTCAGGTAGTATTATTGATGCCTGTACACCTTATTTTTTCGGCGAAACAGAAGATTATACCATAAATATTATTTCGTCTTTTCCTCCGCCAGTTGCAGCCTTTACAGCTAATACCACTTCTATTTTAGCAAATTCAACGGTCAACTTTACTGATCAAACAACCAATGCTCCAACCTCATGGAATTGGACTTTTACTGGAGGAACACCGTCAACATCCACTGCTCAAAATCCTAGCAATATTCTTTATACAAGTGCTGGATGTTATGCTGTTCAATTAATTGCCATCAGTGCAAATGGTCAGGATACAAGTACACAAACTTGCTATATTACTGTAGCTGCCATTCCTCCGGTTGCCGATTTTGATGCGAATGTTACAACTATTCAATTAAATGGATCAGTAAATTTTAACGACTTAAGTCTAAATGACCCTACCTCTTGGGAGTGGACCTTTGTAGGAGCAGCGCCATCGTCTTCAACTAATCAAAATCCAACCAATATTACATACAACACAGTAAATTGCTACGATGTTAAATTAAAAGTGAGTAATTCTGCAGGTAGCGATTCAATTACCAAATCTTGTTACATCAACGTTGTTACTACACCTACACCCTGCAGCGAACTATTCTTTTCAGAATATTTAGAAGGAGCATCCAATGATAAAGCATTGGAAATTTATAATCCAACCGGAGCTACAGTTAACCTTAGTGCTTATTCAGTTGAAATGTATGCCAATGGTTCCAATACACCAACTTCTACTTACAACATGACCGGGACATTAGCTGCACACAGTGTATTCGTGTTGGCTAATTCTACAGCCAATTCAAGTATACTTTCACTATCAGATGCAACAAGCAGTGTTAGCAATTTTAATGGAAACGATGCGCTTGTATTAAAAAGAAACGGAATTATTTTAGACATCATTGGTGTAGTAGGAGTTAACCCTGGCCTAAGTTGGGTAGTAGGTTCCGGAACTACACAGGACCATACATTAAGAAGAAAAATTAATGTTTCAGTTCCAAGCGAAGACTGGACAACAGGACAAAACGAATGGGATAATTTTCCGATTGGAACTTTTAGCAATTTAGGTTCATACACTAACAATTGTGCGAGTTCGGGTCAAGCTGCTGTTGCTTCATTTTCATTTGCAGGACAACCAACCTGTGAATCCTTAGGTGTTATTTTTTCTAACAACAGTAGCAATGCTACTACTTACAACTGGACTTTTACAGGTGCTACACCAGCTACTTCTACATTGGCGGCACCAAGTGCTACTTGGACAGTTCCGGGTGTGTATCAAATTACTTTAGTTGCATCAAATTCAATTTATACGGATACACTTATTCAACAAATTACTATCAACAGTAATCCTCCTTTACCTATCATTACTCAAAATGGAAATACCTTGGAATCTACACCCGGTAATTCATACGAATGGTATTTGGCCAACAATTTAATTCTCGGTGCAACAGCCCAACAATATACTCCAACACAAAATGGGCAATACCGAGTAAAAGTTACTAATGCAAATGGTTGCTGGACTACCTCATTAAATTTTAATTTTATTATGAATGGTGTTTCTGATATTACAACGAATCAATTTCAAATAAAATTGATACCCAATCCATTTTACGATAACTTTAGTATAACTATACCAGAATCGATAATTGGATCGAACTATACTGTACTCGATAATTTAGGTCGCTCTATAACTAGCGGAAAATTGGAAACAAAACAAACTGCTTTAGATGTATCCGCTTTAAATTCGGGATTTTATATTTTAATTATTAATACCGCCCAAAAAGAGGTTAAATTTAAGCTACTTAAAAAGTAA